From Virgibacillus ihumii, the proteins below share one genomic window:
- a CDS encoding LytR/AlgR family response regulator transcription factor, protein MKNLHAMIAEDEQLAREELSYLLDKEPDVTVCPSAQTGEQLINLYVKHEPDIIFLDVQMPGISGVEAAKKIADLAYIQKPLFIFTTAFDTYAVDAFEVEAVDYLLKPYDESRFQKTMKRVRKMIAQLDGTMEQDMPEKEPSPGGKLLIDDGERMVVISPESIYYAVPSKRVLEIHTKDDVIESRMTLNELENKLKGESFFRTHRSYLVNLDYIREITPWFNGTSNITLTDHNHTTIPVSRAARKVLLEIFKT, encoded by the coding sequence ATGAAGAATTTGCATGCGATGATAGCAGAAGATGAACAGTTGGCCCGGGAGGAACTTTCCTATTTACTGGACAAAGAACCGGACGTGACTGTCTGCCCCAGTGCCCAAACAGGCGAACAGTTAATTAACTTATACGTGAAGCATGAACCGGATATCATTTTCCTGGACGTACAAATGCCCGGCATATCCGGGGTTGAAGCCGCCAAAAAGATAGCAGACCTTGCCTATATCCAAAAGCCGTTATTTATTTTCACAACGGCGTTTGATACGTACGCCGTCGACGCCTTTGAAGTCGAGGCAGTGGATTACCTGTTAAAGCCATATGATGAATCCCGCTTCCAGAAAACAATGAAGCGTGTCCGGAAAATGATAGCTCAACTGGACGGAACGATGGAGCAAGACATGCCAGAAAAAGAGCCCTCACCAGGCGGAAAACTGCTCATCGATGATGGTGAGCGTATGGTTGTGATTTCTCCGGAGTCCATTTATTATGCTGTTCCGTCAAAACGGGTGCTTGAAATTCACACCAAGGATGATGTCATCGAAAGCAGGATGACATTAAATGAACTGGAGAATAAGCTTAAGGGGGAATCCTTTTTCCGAACACATCGCAGCTACCTGGTCAATCTGGATTATATTCGGGAAATCACTCCCTGGTTTAACGGCACGAGCAACATCACACTTACAGATCATAACCACACAACGATACCGGTCAGTCGGGCTGCCAGAAAGGTCTTGCTTGAAATTTTTAAAACATAA
- a CDS encoding solute symporter family protein codes for MNTTVVVLFLAIVILTLLITYWAAKQTQTTTDFYTAGGGLKGWQNGVAIAGDYLSAASFLGIAGAIALYGFDGFFYSIGFLIAYLVVLFLVAEPLRNLGKYTLADMLKARFDAKKVRGTAALSTITISVFYMIAQLVGAGALIQLLFDIPYWIAVLIVGVMMTIYVLFGGMIATSWVQIVKAVLLMAGMVIISFLVLMKFNFNIGYMFSEVKTVTSNGADYLKPGLKYTDPLGTISLMIALVLGTAGLPHILMRFFTVKDAKTARSSVITATWVIGIFYILTLFLGFGAAAFVGEANILAANPGGNMAAPLLAQALGGDILFAFISAVAFATILAVVAGLVLSGASAFAHDLYGQIIKKGKASDKEQMMAAKYASLAVSVLAIILALFAQYLNVAFLVSLAFCIAASANLPVILYTVYWKKFNTSGAVTAMLTGLFSALILVSISPSVFSPVEGAALFTGDPLFPLSNPALVSVPLGFLGGYLGTVLSKEANSKRYAKVKVKANTGFREAE; via the coding sequence ATGAATACAACAGTAGTCGTCCTGTTTTTGGCAATTGTTATTCTGACACTTTTAATTACGTATTGGGCTGCAAAACAAACACAGACAACGACCGACTTCTATACTGCCGGTGGTGGACTGAAAGGCTGGCAGAACGGGGTCGCAATAGCGGGCGATTATTTATCTGCAGCATCTTTCCTGGGAATCGCCGGGGCGATTGCACTTTACGGCTTTGACGGATTCTTTTACAGCATCGGCTTTCTGATCGCCTATCTGGTCGTGTTGTTTCTCGTTGCCGAACCATTGCGTAACCTTGGAAAATATACGCTTGCCGATATGCTGAAGGCTCGGTTTGATGCCAAAAAAGTTCGCGGAACTGCCGCATTAAGCACCATCACGATTTCTGTCTTTTACATGATTGCTCAGCTTGTTGGGGCAGGCGCGCTAATCCAGCTGTTATTTGATATACCATATTGGATTGCTGTTCTGATTGTTGGTGTCATGATGACCATCTATGTTCTGTTCGGCGGGATGATTGCGACAAGCTGGGTACAGATTGTCAAAGCAGTTCTGCTCATGGCCGGAATGGTTATTATCTCGTTCCTCGTATTAATGAAGTTCAATTTTAATATCGGATATATGTTCAGCGAAGTTAAAACAGTTACAAGTAATGGTGCTGATTATTTGAAACCAGGATTAAAATATACTGATCCATTGGGTACCATTTCGCTGATGATTGCGCTTGTACTCGGAACTGCCGGTTTGCCGCATATCCTGATGCGCTTTTTTACCGTTAAAGACGCGAAAACAGCAAGAAGTTCCGTCATTACTGCAACATGGGTCATTGGTATTTTCTATATACTTACATTATTTCTCGGCTTTGGAGCGGCCGCGTTTGTCGGGGAGGCGAACATTCTGGCGGCAAACCCGGGCGGTAACATGGCTGCGCCACTGCTTGCACAAGCACTTGGCGGCGACATATTGTTCGCGTTCATTTCGGCGGTTGCATTTGCTACCATACTGGCAGTTGTGGCCGGGCTGGTACTTTCCGGCGCATCAGCCTTCGCACATGATCTGTACGGACAGATTATAAAAAAAGGCAAGGCTTCAGATAAAGAGCAAATGATGGCAGCAAAATATGCTTCACTTGCAGTATCTGTATTGGCAATCATCCTGGCACTGTTCGCACAATATTTAAATGTGGCATTTCTGGTATCACTGGCTTTCTGTATCGCAGCAAGCGCCAATCTGCCAGTCATTCTGTATACCGTGTACTGGAAAAAATTCAACACATCTGGCGCTGTCACTGCAATGCTGACCGGTTTATTCTCGGCATTGATCCTTGTATCCATCAGCCCGAGCGTATTCTCTCCGGTTGAAGGCGCAGCACTATTTACCGGTGACCCGCTCTTCCCGTTGTCAAATCCGGCATTGGTATCTGTACCGCTGGGATTCCTCGGTGGATATCTCGGAACCGTTTTATCCAAAGAAGCAAACTCAAAACGTTATGCCAAAGTAAAGGTAAAAGCGAATACAGGCTTTCGGGAAGCGGAGTAG
- a CDS encoding nuclease-related domain-containing protein translates to MKPLVKSRYIYQLEALDRRVSELHPQKERIGNKLRNELTGFRGEQALTFPLGLLPETDYGILHNPRLEDSNSNFFEIDVLLLSQCYILLLESKNWYGILLFDEDKQVIRIGDSGVEEGLPNPIPQVKLQAHRLRKWLNEHDFPQIPILYFVVISFPSTIIKPMYPHRPIPETVIHSNLLHFNIQRLNSQFQTLVVDKSGINKLSSLILEKHTDPDIDVLNKFHVEKDELIRGVICPNCNAVPMVLDNGNWHCSSCNFSSRDAHLLSLSDRKLLIGDRITNREAREFLIVNSQHQIKRLLMRGQYRFIGDKNKRIYIL, encoded by the coding sequence TTGAAACCACTGGTAAAATCCCGATATATTTATCAGCTTGAGGCACTGGATAGACGAGTCAGCGAATTGCATCCTCAGAAAGAAAGGATTGGAAACAAACTCAGAAACGAGTTGACTGGTTTCAGGGGGGAGCAGGCATTGACATTTCCACTCGGTCTACTCCCCGAAACGGATTACGGTATCCTCCATAACCCCAGATTGGAAGACTCCAACAGTAATTTCTTTGAAATCGATGTGTTACTCCTCTCGCAATGTTATATCCTGTTACTTGAGTCCAAAAATTGGTACGGTATATTGTTATTTGATGAAGACAAACAGGTAATCCGTATAGGCGATTCCGGGGTGGAAGAAGGACTCCCAAACCCCATACCTCAAGTTAAACTACAAGCCCACCGCTTAAGGAAATGGTTAAATGAGCACGATTTTCCTCAAATTCCAATTCTTTATTTCGTTGTCATCAGTTTTCCTTCCACAATAATCAAGCCGATGTACCCGCACCGTCCCATCCCGGAAACAGTGATACACAGTAACCTCCTTCATTTCAATATCCAAAGATTAAACAGTCAATTTCAAACTCTAGTTGTTGATAAAAGTGGCATAAACAAGTTGAGTTCACTCATCTTAGAGAAGCATACCGATCCTGATATTGATGTATTAAACAAATTTCATGTTGAAAAAGATGAGCTGATACGAGGGGTGATCTGTCCAAACTGCAATGCAGTTCCAATGGTTCTGGATAACGGAAATTGGCATTGTAGCAGCTGCAACTTTTCATCCAGAGATGCACACCTTCTTTCGTTGTCTGATCGGAAGCTGTTGATCGGAGATAGAATCACAAATCGTGAAGCGAGGGAATTTTTAATAGTAAACTCTCAGCATCAAATAAAAAGATTATTGATGAGGGGACAATATCGTTTCATCGGGGATAAAAATAAACGGATATATATTTTATAA
- a CDS encoding flavodoxin domain-containing protein: MTKVLVIYASMTGSTEMMAEAMCDHIRELGHEADLKSFDFEPLDSVQDMLAYDGILIGSYTWDDDLPFEVEDFYDELDNVNLSGKLIGVFGSCDSFYPVYGAALETIANKVSERGAALYGDKLKIELEPDNKDIETCKQFAEGLLQKIS; this comes from the coding sequence ATGACAAAAGTTTTAGTTATATATGCAAGTATGACCGGAAGTACCGAGATGATGGCAGAAGCGATGTGTGATCATATCCGTGAACTCGGACATGAAGCAGATCTAAAGTCATTTGATTTTGAACCGCTCGACAGTGTACAGGATATGCTTGCGTATGATGGAATTTTGATTGGTTCTTATACGTGGGACGATGATTTGCCATTTGAAGTGGAAGATTTTTATGATGAGCTGGATAATGTGAACCTGAGCGGAAAATTGATTGGTGTGTTCGGATCGTGTGATTCTTTCTATCCGGTATACGGTGCAGCACTTGAAACCATTGCGAATAAGGTTTCAGAACGCGGTGCGGCATTATATGGTGACAAGCTGAAAATTGAACTTGAGCCGGATAATAAAGATATTGAAACGTGCAAGCAGTTTGCGGAAGGATTGCTGCAGAAAATTTCATAA
- a CDS encoding DUF485 domain-containing protein, which yields MSKETHYKQNVISSEQIDFEKVEQSDKFKKLMQDRKKFIVPMTVFFLVFYFLLPILTSYTTFLNTPVIGDISWVWLFAVAQFVMTWVLCTVYVKKAATFDKQADEIIDEQLKREGRAS from the coding sequence TTGAGTAAAGAAACGCATTACAAACAAAACGTCATCTCGAGTGAACAGATAGATTTTGAAAAGGTGGAGCAAAGTGACAAGTTCAAAAAGCTCATGCAGGACAGAAAGAAATTTATCGTACCAATGACCGTCTTTTTTCTCGTCTTTTATTTTTTACTTCCGATTTTAACGTCCTATACAACATTCCTGAACACACCGGTAATCGGTGACATTTCCTGGGTATGGCTGTTTGCCGTCGCACAATTTGTGATGACATGGGTATTGTGCACCGTTTATGTAAAAAAAGCAGCAACTTTTGATAAACAGGCAGATGAAATTATCGATGAACAGCTTAAGCGAGAGGGGCGTGCTTCATGA
- a CDS encoding solute symporter family protein, which translates to MNLTYFLFFLCIIVCTLIITYWAAKQSNTANQFYIAAGSLTGIQNGMAIAGDYISAASFLGMVGTIAISGFDGLLYATGFLVSYLIVLFFIAEPVHHLGNYSLGDVVCSRFPSYRMRWMMAIGTFIISILYIIPQLVAAGLLIRLLLDIEYSTSVLVIGSLMTVYVVFGGMFATSWVQIVKTVVLLSGTFLLSLIVFAQFDWDIGQLTEAVKQGTPLRENFFLPGNLLKNPLEAISLQLALILGTAGLPHILIRFFTVRNTKEVRKSLLTASGIIGAFYLITLILGLGTVALIGYHELVAVDPTGNLAAPLLAETLGGDFLMAFIAAISFTTIVAVVAGLVISATTAFSHDLYYHIIKKEQTSEKNQVRAAKWTAFFVGLVSTLFALGLKNINVTFLVSLTFTVAASSNLPVLLFTIYWKRFNQTGAIAGMVAGMTASLMLLMFGPHIMNPDGGWISNEPLFPLQNPGIIAIPIGFLGAVLGSLISKNTEQSYREFRQFYIKAQTGISTKDEAS; encoded by the coding sequence ATGAATCTTACATATTTTCTATTTTTCCTGTGTATTATCGTGTGTACGCTGATCATTACCTATTGGGCGGCGAAGCAGAGTAATACTGCGAATCAGTTTTATATAGCGGCGGGGAGTCTGACCGGGATTCAAAACGGGATGGCGATTGCCGGTGATTATATTAGTGCAGCATCGTTTTTGGGAATGGTTGGGACAATTGCGATTAGTGGCTTTGATGGTTTGCTCTATGCAACCGGATTTCTCGTTTCCTACTTGATTGTTCTATTTTTTATTGCCGAGCCGGTCCATCATCTTGGCAACTATTCGCTTGGAGATGTTGTTTGCTCGCGTTTTCCGAGTTACCGGATGCGGTGGATGATGGCGATTGGGACATTTATTATTTCTATTCTCTATATTATTCCGCAGCTGGTAGCAGCCGGATTGTTAATTCGTCTGCTGCTGGATATTGAATATTCAACGTCAGTACTTGTAATCGGGAGCCTGATGACGGTTTACGTTGTGTTCGGCGGAATGTTTGCCACGTCCTGGGTACAGATTGTCAAAACAGTAGTGCTTTTGTCCGGGACCTTTCTGCTTTCATTAATTGTATTTGCCCAATTCGACTGGGATATCGGTCAATTGACGGAAGCAGTCAAACAAGGCACACCTCTCAGAGAGAATTTTTTCCTGCCAGGCAATTTGCTAAAAAATCCGTTGGAGGCAATTTCCCTGCAGCTGGCCCTTATTCTTGGGACCGCGGGATTGCCGCATATTCTAATTCGTTTCTTCACTGTCCGGAATACAAAAGAAGTGCGCAAATCGTTATTGACCGCGAGCGGGATTATTGGTGCTTTCTATCTGATCACGCTCATCCTTGGGCTCGGAACGGTTGCATTAATCGGCTACCACGAGCTTGTTGCAGTTGATCCGACCGGGAATCTGGCAGCACCTTTGCTGGCGGAAACACTTGGTGGTGACTTTTTAATGGCATTTATTGCAGCCATTTCGTTTACAACAATTGTTGCTGTCGTTGCCGGTTTGGTCATCTCGGCAACAACTGCCTTTTCCCATGACCTTTACTACCATATTATTAAAAAAGAGCAGACAAGCGAAAAAAATCAGGTGCGCGCAGCCAAATGGACGGCTTTTTTCGTCGGACTGGTTTCCACCTTATTTGCGCTTGGATTGAAAAATATCAACGTTACGTTTCTTGTCTCGTTAACGTTTACGGTGGCGGCATCAAGTAATTTGCCGGTGCTGCTGTTTACGATTTATTGGAAACGGTTTAATCAGACCGGAGCGATCGCCGGAATGGTTGCCGGAATGACTGCGTCGCTTATGCTGCTTATGTTCGGCCCGCACATCATGAACCCGGATGGTGGATGGATTTCCAATGAACCGCTTTTTCCATTGCAAAACCCGGGAATCATTGCCATCCCAATTGGTTTTCTCGGTGCAGTACTGGGATCTTTAATCAGCAAAAATACGGAACAAAGCTACCGGGAGTTCAGACAGTTTTATATCAAAGCGCAAACCGGAATCAGCACAAAGGATGAAGCATCATGA
- a CDS encoding LytS/YhcK type 5TM receptor domain-containing protein has translation MTYLTIVLFERLGLLLVIAFVLTRIPGFRSLLYREYSKMMSLVHICVFGLFGITGTITGVVIIGDSTVIREFVWSIEEGQMVVSLSLVAIVIAGLLGGPIVGLGAGIIAGAHLFYLGGIGVMANALVNPLTGLLAGWTARFFSQERVISPLKALFIGIFPPVLHMQLLLIFEPDQENMIAIVNAIGLPLVLSNAIAIAIFTAMIGIALREQENEAALATKQALTIAEEALPFLKKDSQQEMADSIAELLYSRLKLAAVSVTDQKEVLAHKGLGADHHRPGNRLITSLSHEALTSKQMQIAYSHTEIDCKTDNCPLQSAIIIPIMDANNATGLIKFYFKKAQHIRPVEIMLAQGLGQLISNQLNTIATEKLRTHMRDTELRNLQAQINPHFLFNTLHLIAALFRKDPEKARHITVQLAQFMRFNIGLVSESLVTMEKECEHVNAYIAIIQTRFSSQMEISFSAAEDISHVQIPPSTIQPLVENSVQHGLRNITSGGKVTVSIEKAENSLQIVVRDNGIGFPEEILLLGGQTSLKSRKNKGAGLYNVNQRLISLLGEEAKLRIRNLKNGGSEVALTIPNQDVRKG, from the coding sequence ATGACATACTTGACAATTGTTTTATTTGAACGGCTCGGCCTTTTGCTCGTCATTGCATTTGTATTGACACGCATTCCAGGTTTTCGCTCATTGTTATACAGAGAGTACAGCAAAATGATGTCGCTGGTGCACATTTGTGTATTCGGCCTGTTTGGCATCACCGGCACAATCACCGGGGTAGTAATCATCGGTGATTCCACCGTCATTCGTGAATTTGTCTGGTCGATTGAGGAAGGGCAGATGGTTGTCAGCCTGAGTCTTGTTGCCATCGTCATTGCCGGGCTGCTTGGCGGTCCAATTGTCGGGCTTGGCGCAGGAATCATTGCGGGTGCACACCTGTTTTATCTCGGTGGAATTGGCGTGATGGCAAATGCGCTCGTCAATCCGCTCACCGGTCTTCTGGCGGGGTGGACGGCACGATTTTTTTCACAGGAACGGGTTATTTCGCCACTGAAAGCCTTGTTCATTGGTATTTTTCCTCCTGTTTTACACATGCAGCTGCTGTTAATCTTTGAACCCGATCAGGAAAATATGATTGCGATTGTAAACGCCATCGGGCTGCCGCTTGTGCTCTCAAATGCCATTGCGATCGCTATTTTCACGGCGATGATCGGCATCGCATTGCGTGAACAGGAAAACGAGGCTGCCCTGGCGACGAAGCAAGCGTTGACAATTGCCGAGGAAGCACTTCCTTTTCTAAAGAAAGATTCACAACAAGAAATGGCTGACAGCATTGCTGAATTGCTCTATAGCCGGCTGAAACTGGCAGCTGTTTCGGTAACGGATCAGAAAGAAGTATTGGCACATAAAGGACTCGGGGCGGACCACCATCGTCCAGGTAACCGTCTGATTACGTCCCTTTCACATGAGGCCCTTACCTCCAAACAGATGCAGATCGCCTATTCACACACGGAGATAGACTGTAAAACAGATAACTGTCCATTGCAGTCTGCAATCATCATTCCGATCATGGATGCAAACAATGCAACCGGATTGATTAAATTTTATTTTAAAAAAGCACAGCATATCCGCCCCGTGGAAATCATGTTGGCACAAGGGCTTGGACAGCTGATCTCCAACCAGTTGAACACGATTGCCACCGAAAAGCTGAGAACGCATATGCGGGATACGGAACTCCGAAACCTGCAGGCGCAAATTAACCCGCACTTCCTGTTTAATACACTGCATCTGATCGCGGCGTTATTCAGAAAGGATCCGGAAAAGGCACGGCACATAACTGTTCAGCTGGCCCAATTTATGAGGTTCAACATTGGTCTTGTTTCAGAATCACTCGTCACGATGGAGAAGGAGTGTGAACATGTCAATGCTTATATTGCCATTATCCAGACACGGTTTTCCAGCCAAATGGAAATTTCCTTTTCAGCGGCAGAAGACATTTCACACGTTCAAATTCCGCCATCGACCATTCAGCCACTGGTTGAAAACAGTGTACAGCACGGACTTCGGAACATCACTTCGGGTGGAAAAGTAACCGTGTCCATTGAAAAAGCCGAAAACTCACTTCAAATAGTTGTCAGAGACAACGGGATTGGTTTTCCGGAAGAAATTTTGCTGCTGGGCGGGCAAACCTCATTGAAGAGCCGGAAAAATAAAGGGGCGGGCTTATACAATGTAAACCAGCGGCTGATCAGCTTGCTTGGTGAAGAGGCAAAACTCCGTATCCGAAATCTGAAAAATGGCGGCAGTGAAGTTGCATTAACGATCCCAAATCAGGATGTCAGGAAAGGTTGA